The following proteins are co-located in the candidate division WOR-3 bacterium genome:
- a CDS encoding DUF177 domain-containing protein yields the protein MKDANRGITDGILKVRIDFSEGIPVEKRGDLPIGEFSIEGLKKGEFFVKVNPGKNSAEITLKIDFERELICSRCLENFVKRSELTEWAEAVISDKESFVEDDGIVQIIDKVADLTNIIRDMIILDEGMRPLCKEDCKGLCPSCGENLNNKVCGCDLAGDAGYADENGNNGNKG from the coding sequence ATGAAAGACGCAAATCGCGGCATTACAGACGGAATCCTGAAAGTGAGAATAGATTTTTCAGAAGGAATTCCTGTGGAAAAAAGAGGGGATCTGCCGATCGGGGAGTTTTCAATAGAAGGCCTGAAAAAAGGAGAGTTTTTTGTAAAAGTCAATCCCGGAAAAAACAGCGCGGAGATCACTTTGAAAATTGATTTTGAAAGAGAGCTGATCTGTTCGAGATGCCTTGAGAATTTTGTTAAAAGATCGGAGTTGACTGAATGGGCCGAAGCTGTTATTTCTGATAAGGAAAGTTTCGTCGAGGACGATGGAATCGTTCAGATAATAGATAAAGTTGCGGATTTGACTAATATAATAAGAGACATGATCATATTGGATGAAGGCATGAGACCTCTTTGTAAGGAAGATTGCAAAGGTCTTTGTCCTTCGTGCGGAGAAAATTTGAACAATAAAGTCTGTGGTTGTGACCTTGCCGGCGATGCCGGTTATGCCGATGAAAACGGCAATAACGGCAATAAAGGCTAA
- a CDS encoding FAD-binding protein, whose amino-acid sequence MSLKIIEKRCVSCSVCEKVCPVKAISINENKMPVIDFGKCNLCGICVEKCPTGAIVRVHKTSSSQADFNDYKGIMVVAEEEDDKIAQVSYELVSKGSELAAVLNAPLTAVVFSGASEDDLNSLCAYGADKIIIVKGEILGKPLTGPRARSLYELVLKEKPEIVLTGSTSQGRPLLSRVAVRLKTGLTADCTHLEVEMPDRHLLQTRPAWGGSIMATIMTPNTRPQMATVRPRVMKKKTPDYSRKPEIISFEVSPEILKDPVKFLGILREEGTRVRLDNADIIVSGGRGIKSPENFSLIEKFASALGGAVGSSRPPVDDGWIAHSHQVGQTGRTVAPKLYVAVGISGAIQHLVGMQSSDCIVAINKDKDAPIMKVADYAIIGDLFEIVPEIVKALEKRKN is encoded by the coding sequence ATGAGCTTGAAAATTATTGAAAAAAGATGCGTTTCCTGTTCAGTTTGTGAAAAAGTCTGCCCTGTCAAAGCCATATCAATCAACGAAAATAAAATGCCCGTAATTGATTTTGGAAAGTGCAATTTATGCGGAATATGCGTGGAAAAATGCCCCACTGGAGCGATCGTCCGCGTTCACAAAACCAGTTCGAGCCAGGCTGATTTCAACGATTACAAAGGAATCATGGTCGTCGCCGAGGAAGAGGACGACAAAATAGCGCAGGTGTCCTACGAACTGGTCAGCAAAGGCAGTGAACTGGCCGCAGTTTTGAACGCCCCCCTCACGGCGGTTGTTTTCAGCGGCGCCTCGGAAGATGACCTGAACAGTCTCTGCGCTTACGGAGCGGACAAAATTATAATTGTTAAAGGCGAAATCCTCGGCAAGCCTCTTACCGGACCGAGAGCGAGATCCCTTTACGAACTGGTTTTAAAAGAAAAACCCGAAATCGTGCTCACCGGTTCTACTTCTCAAGGCAGGCCGCTGTTGTCTAGAGTTGCCGTTCGTTTGAAAACAGGACTTACGGCGGATTGTACGCATCTTGAAGTTGAAATGCCTGACAGGCACCTTCTTCAGACAAGGCCGGCCTGGGGCGGATCTATCATGGCTACTATAATGACACCGAATACAAGACCGCAGATGGCCACCGTCAGACCGAGAGTGATGAAAAAGAAAACTCCGGATTATTCGCGTAAACCGGAAATCATCAGCTTTGAAGTTTCACCGGAAATACTGAAAGATCCAGTGAAGTTTCTCGGGATTCTGAGAGAAGAGGGGACCCGAGTCAGACTCGACAACGCCGACATAATCGTTTCCGGAGGAAGAGGAATTAAATCTCCGGAAAATTTTTCACTGATAGAAAAGTTCGCGTCGGCGCTCGGAGGAGCGGTCGGTTCTTCAAGACCGCCAGTTGACGACGGCTGGATAGCCCATTCTCACCAGGTGGGTCAGACGGGAAGAACTGTGGCGCCTAAACTTTATGTCGCCGTAGGAATTTCAGGCGCCATACAGCATCTTGTAGGAATGCAGTCTTCGGACTGTATCGTGGCCATAAACAAAGACAAGGACGCTCCGATTATGAAAGTCGCGGATTACGCGATAATCGGAGACCTGTTTGAAATTGTCCCTGAAATAGTAAAGGCGCTCGAGAAAAGAAAAAACTGA
- the fabD gene encoding ACP S-malonyltransferase, which translates to MKKTALIFVGQGAQQSGMGKDVYTDFPQTKILFDEACDILGFDLKKIMFEGPQEALTESKNAQPALLLHAFCIYDLVKGYAKEAEYFAGHSLGEYTAHTAAGAIEFGDALKLVRKRGELMSEAGAKTPGKMAAIVGLSPQEVEKACSEAGGIAVPANYNSPSQIVISGESDAVERAVGICKSMGAKKCVFLDVSAAFHSPLMKEAAQKFSEVVGTVSVKNASKPVLVNISALPVSSPGDLKAAMMEQMTGPVKWLQTIRFLKENGVERVIEFSPKPVLSSLVKKTENEIETVCLSGTQSVNDFIKENGG; encoded by the coding sequence ATGAAAAAAACGGCTCTCATTTTTGTGGGCCAGGGAGCTCAGCAATCGGGAATGGGAAAGGACGTCTATACGGACTTTCCGCAGACTAAAATCCTCTTTGACGAGGCGTGCGATATTCTCGGTTTTGATTTGAAAAAAATAATGTTCGAAGGTCCGCAGGAAGCTTTGACGGAGTCAAAAAACGCGCAACCCGCCCTGCTTCTCCATGCTTTTTGCATTTACGATCTTGTAAAGGGATACGCGAAAGAAGCCGAGTATTTTGCCGGACACAGCCTTGGCGAATACACCGCTCACACGGCCGCAGGAGCGATAGAATTTGGGGATGCCCTCAAACTCGTCAGAAAAAGAGGCGAGTTAATGAGCGAAGCGGGCGCTAAAACGCCCGGAAAGATGGCCGCGATAGTCGGTCTCAGCCCCCAGGAAGTGGAAAAAGCATGTTCTGAGGCTGGAGGAATAGCCGTACCTGCCAATTACAACAGTCCCTCTCAGATAGTGATCAGCGGGGAAAGCGACGCTGTCGAAAGAGCCGTCGGTATTTGCAAATCCATGGGGGCGAAAAAATGCGTGTTTCTTGACGTTTCAGCGGCGTTTCATTCGCCTCTGATGAAAGAAGCGGCACAGAAATTTTCCGAAGTCGTCGGCACCGTCAGCGTGAAAAACGCATCAAAACCGGTCCTGGTAAACATATCGGCTTTGCCTGTTTCTTCTCCCGGCGATCTGAAAGCGGCGATGATGGAGCAAATGACCGGTCCGGTCAAGTGGCTTCAGACCATTCGGTTCCTCAAAGAAAACGGAGTCGAACGAGTCATTGAATTCTCTCCGAAACCGGTTTTGTCCTCGCTCGTCAAAAAGACGGAAAATGAAATTGAAACTGTTTGCCTGTCGGGCACACAAAGCGTGAACGATTTTATTAAAGAGAACGGGGGCTGA
- a CDS encoding carbamate kinase, with protein sequence MKPEKKPVAIIALGGNALIREGQKGTIYEQFANTRKSLGGIIHLIEEGYNVVVTHGNGPQAGHELLRNEKCSDEIPPQPLGVIDASTQGWIGYMIAQSLHNRLLKDNIIKDVTPIVTQIVVSPEDPSIKNPTKPVGIFYGKKDVPVLEARGWIVKEDAGRGYRRVVPSPKPISVVEKDAILSILEKGGIVIAAGGGGIPVYYLEDGSLEGLDAVIDKDRASAVLGAEIGAELLVILTGVEKVVINYKKDNEMALDRLDIKTARKYLSEGQFPAGSMGPKIEAAVDFIEKGGKKVIITDLDKAAEAFAGKTGTIIEK encoded by the coding sequence ATGAAACCTGAAAAAAAACCCGTGGCGATAATAGCCCTCGGAGGCAACGCTCTGATAAGGGAGGGACAGAAAGGCACTATTTACGAACAGTTTGCCAACACGCGAAAGAGTCTCGGCGGAATAATACACCTGATTGAAGAGGGATACAATGTTGTGGTAACACACGGAAACGGACCACAGGCGGGGCACGAACTTCTGAGGAACGAAAAGTGCTCGGACGAAATACCGCCTCAGCCACTCGGAGTCATTGACGCTTCAACTCAGGGATGGATAGGGTATATGATAGCTCAATCCCTTCACAACAGGCTTCTAAAAGACAACATAATAAAAGATGTCACGCCGATAGTCACCCAGATAGTAGTTTCGCCGGAAGATCCGTCAATTAAGAATCCAACAAAACCAGTGGGAATATTTTACGGTAAAAAAGACGTTCCTGTACTCGAAGCGAGAGGATGGATCGTAAAAGAAGATGCCGGAAGGGGTTACAGACGAGTCGTTCCTTCGCCAAAACCGATTTCTGTAGTCGAAAAAGACGCAATACTGTCAATTTTGGAAAAAGGCGGGATAGTAATCGCGGCCGGAGGAGGAGGAATTCCTGTTTATTATCTTGAAGACGGATCGCTTGAAGGATTGGACGCGGTTATAGACAAAGACAGGGCTTCAGCGGTTCTTGGAGCGGAGATAGGCGCTGAACTGCTCGTTATTCTGACCGGCGTAGAAAAAGTGGTCATAAATTATAAAAAAGACAACGAGATGGCTCTCGACCGATTGGACATCAAAACGGCAAGAAAATATCTTTCAGAAGGTCAGTTTCCGGCCGGAAGCATGGGTCCGAAAATTGAAGCGGCTGTGGATTTTATTGAAAAAGGCGGTAAAAAAGTTATTATTACCGACCTCGACAAAGCCGCGGAAGCTTTTGCCGGGAAGACAGGGACGATAATAGAAAAATGA
- the fabG gene encoding 3-oxoacyl-[acyl-carrier-protein] reductase — MEEKNMTAVVTGGARGIGKEITKKLCEKGYKVYIWDVLDQEGEKTAEEMRTIPAQCFFSKVDITDEKSCEDALKIITDKGDIISVLINNAGITRDNLIMKMSVDDFKKVLEVNLVGAFVCTKTVIRQMIRSKSGRIVNISSVIGLFGNAGQANYASSKAGLIGLTKSTAKEVASKGITVNAVCPGFIESDMTMKLSEEVKTTYMNSIPARKFGAPKDVADVVSFLVSDEASYITGETIRLDGGLAM; from the coding sequence ATGGAAGAAAAAAACATGACGGCTGTCGTCACGGGTGGAGCGAGGGGCATAGGAAAAGAAATAACAAAGAAGCTGTGCGAAAAAGGATACAAAGTATATATATGGGACGTCCTGGATCAAGAGGGGGAAAAAACCGCAGAAGAGATGCGAACCATACCGGCGCAATGTTTTTTTTCCAAAGTCGACATAACGGATGAAAAATCCTGCGAAGACGCCCTCAAAATCATAACCGATAAAGGCGATATAATTTCCGTTCTGATAAACAATGCAGGCATAACAAGAGACAACCTGATTATGAAAATGTCCGTCGATGACTTTAAAAAGGTCCTGGAAGTCAACCTCGTCGGCGCTTTTGTCTGTACAAAAACCGTAATCAGGCAGATGATAAGAAGTAAATCAGGCAGAATAGTAAACATATCATCGGTTATCGGCCTTTTCGGCAACGCCGGACAAGCCAATTACGCTTCGTCAAAAGCCGGATTGATAGGACTTACAAAATCGACAGCAAAGGAGGTCGCTTCAAAAGGAATAACAGTCAACGCCGTCTGCCCCGGATTCATAGAATCGGACATGACGATGAAGCTTTCTGAAGAAGTTAAAACAACATATATGAATAGCATACCGGCGCGAAAATTCGGAGCGCCGAAAGACGTCGCCGATGTCGTATCTTTTCTTGTAAGCGATGAAGCGTCTTACATCACGGGAGAGACGATCAGATTAGACGGCGGTCTGGCAATGTAA
- a CDS encoding DUF459 domain-containing protein gives MICVFLAFFMFSSGRFLQPDITWKDAFSISGSRIKDSVFLLIGDSMIGGALGFILSNSLKTSGASSVFLDYHVSSGLSRPDFYNWAERLTELKSMHNFDYAFVFLGANDNQALHRYGSGWITYHSDEWYEEYHSRVGAMMDGLLSEAVKVYWIGLPRMASSEFDAGTRVLNDIYEEEAAKRDRVIYISSYDILDERSYEFSSLRTDDGCHLTSDGAKLLADKIIELMN, from the coding sequence ATGATTTGTGTTTTTCTTGCTTTTTTTATGTTTTCATCGGGCAGGTTTCTTCAACCTGACATCACATGGAAGGACGCTTTTTCCATTTCAGGATCGAGGATAAAAGACAGCGTGTTTCTGTTGATAGGCGATTCCATGATAGGCGGAGCGCTGGGATTCATTCTTTCAAACAGCCTGAAAACTTCCGGCGCCAGCTCCGTGTTCCTCGACTATCATGTCTCCAGCGGACTTTCCCGTCCCGATTTTTATAACTGGGCTGAGAGACTGACGGAATTAAAATCCATGCATAATTTCGATTACGCGTTCGTATTTTTGGGAGCAAACGACAATCAGGCTCTTCACAGGTATGGTTCGGGTTGGATAACGTACCATTCTGACGAATGGTACGAAGAATATCATTCAAGAGTCGGTGCAATGATGGACGGCTTGCTCTCAGAAGCCGTAAAAGTATATTGGATAGGCCTGCCGAGAATGGCAAGTTCTGAATTCGACGCCGGAACAAGAGTATTAAATGATATATACGAAGAAGAAGCGGCAAAAAGAGACCGTGTGATTTATATTTCTTCGTACGATATTCTCGACGAACGCAGTTACGAATTTTCTTCTCTCAGAACCGACGACGGATGCCACCTCACAAGCGACGGCGCCAAACTTCTGGCGGATAAAATAATAGAATTGATGAACTGA
- the fabF gene encoding beta-ketoacyl-ACP synthase II codes for MKRVVITGLGTVNPVANDVKTTWQKLLEGNSGVSTIKKFDTDLLSVKIAGEVKNFDPSSILDRKDIRRMDPYIQYAIFAAAEAIADSGLDLEKIDKFRIGSIISSGIGGNFTWEEQHKTLLNKGPDKVSPFFIPMMIINMASGMVAIRFGLKGPNYSVSSACASSGHAIVSASRIIQRGEADVMLAGGSECSITPLSVAGFSVMKALSTRNDDPETASRPFDRERDGFVMAEGSALLVLEDYERAKDRGAKIYCEIVGAGQTDDAFHMTAPDETAEGPAMAMKIALKDAGIMAEDVDHVNAHGTSTPYNDKIETKAIKLALGKRAEEIPVVSTKSMTGHMLGAASAIEAAVVALSLNEQIIHPTINLVNPDPECDLDYVTEGKRSAVLEYVLSNSFGFGGHNVSILFKKFNAS; via the coding sequence ATGAAACGAGTTGTAATAACTGGTTTGGGTACAGTTAATCCGGTCGCTAACGACGTAAAAACGACCTGGCAGAAACTTCTCGAAGGCAATTCGGGCGTATCGACAATAAAAAAATTCGACACCGACTTGCTTTCTGTGAAAATTGCCGGCGAAGTCAAGAATTTCGATCCTTCTTCTATTCTCGACAGGAAAGATATTCGCAGAATGGATCCTTACATTCAATATGCGATCTTTGCCGCAGCGGAAGCGATAGCGGATTCAGGACTCGATCTCGAAAAAATTGACAAATTCCGGATCGGTTCGATAATTTCATCCGGAATAGGCGGAAACTTCACCTGGGAAGAACAGCACAAAACCCTTCTCAACAAAGGACCCGATAAAGTTTCCCCGTTCTTTATTCCGATGATGATTATAAACATGGCTTCGGGTATGGTTGCCATCAGATTCGGACTGAAAGGACCCAATTACTCGGTTTCAAGTGCCTGTGCATCTTCGGGTCACGCCATAGTGTCTGCTTCCAGAATCATTCAAAGAGGAGAAGCAGACGTTATGCTGGCAGGCGGATCAGAGTGTTCCATAACGCCGCTTTCTGTAGCGGGATTTTCCGTTATGAAAGCTCTATCAACAAGAAACGACGATCCCGAAACGGCCAGCAGACCTTTCGACAGGGAAAGAGACGGATTTGTCATGGCGGAAGGCTCGGCGTTGCTGGTTCTTGAAGATTACGAAAGAGCGAAAGACAGAGGGGCAAAAATTTACTGTGAAATTGTCGGCGCCGGACAGACAGACGACGCTTTTCACATGACCGCCCCCGACGAAACGGCTGAAGGGCCGGCAATGGCGATGAAAATCGCTTTGAAGGACGCGGGAATAATGGCTGAAGATGTTGATCACGTCAATGCCCACGGCACGAGCACTCCCTACAACGATAAAATCGAGACAAAAGCGATAAAACTTGCTCTCGGAAAAAGAGCCGAAGAAATACCAGTCGTATCTACAAAATCAATGACGGGGCACATGCTGGGAGCCGCTTCAGCAATTGAAGCCGCAGTGGTCGCTTTGTCTTTGAATGAACAGATAATTCACCCGACTATAAATCTGGTCAACCCGGACCCTGAATGCGACCTCGACTATGTTACCGAAGGAAAAAGAAGCGCTGTACTTGAATACGTCCTTTCTAACTCCTTCGGATTCGGAGGACACAACGTGTCCATTCTTTTTAAAAAATTTAACGCAAGTTAG
- a CDS encoding electron transfer flavoprotein subunit beta/FixA family protein: protein MKIIVCVKQVPDISQSKVDPETYTIIRTGVDAVVNPFDLYAVEAALRIKDELGSGVTITAISMGPPQAENALREVISMGVDNAVLLSSKDFAGSDTLATSYALAKGIIQTGQTDLVITGRQAIDGDTAQVGPGIAEHLGYPVVTDVNGFIEIAENQLKLRVMTEEGYVDLSVGYPAVISVGKGIGEPRMPSLRNKTRSRKEIIPVWSPDEIDADTGMLGLKGSPTQVVKIFTPEVGGQVLFLDGEPPSQAGRIVEILTERHLI from the coding sequence TTGAAAATAATCGTCTGCGTGAAGCAGGTTCCGGACATTTCGCAGTCGAAAGTGGACCCCGAAACTTACACGATAATAAGAACGGGAGTTGATGCGGTCGTCAATCCTTTCGATCTTTACGCAGTTGAAGCGGCTCTCAGGATTAAAGACGAATTGGGTTCAGGCGTAACGATAACCGCGATTTCCATGGGTCCGCCTCAGGCGGAAAATGCACTGAGAGAAGTTATTTCCATGGGAGTTGACAACGCGGTCCTGCTGAGTTCAAAAGATTTCGCGGGATCAGACACCTTGGCAACTTCATACGCACTGGCAAAGGGCATAATTCAGACCGGGCAAACGGATCTTGTGATTACAGGAAGACAAGCCATAGACGGAGACACGGCGCAGGTTGGCCCCGGTATAGCAGAGCATCTTGGTTATCCGGTCGTCACTGACGTAAACGGATTCATTGAAATCGCAGAAAACCAATTAAAATTAAGAGTTATGACCGAGGAAGGGTACGTCGATCTATCAGTAGGTTATCCGGCTGTAATATCAGTAGGCAAAGGCATAGGCGAACCAAGAATGCCTTCATTGAGGAATAAAACGAGATCGAGAAAAGAGATAATACCTGTATGGTCTCCGGATGAAATTGATGCGGACACCGGTATGCTTGGGCTCAAAGGAAGCCCGACGCAAGTCGTTAAAATCTTCACGCCGGAAGTCGGGGGCCAGGTTCTCTTTTTAGACGGAGAACCGCCGTCTCAAGCCGGCAGAATCGTCGAAATTCTGACAGAGAGACACCTAATCTAA
- the acpP gene encoding acyl carrier protein: MAPDRSSLEKEVKKIIVERLGVDDAQVTLDSKYVKDLGADSLDLVELIMAFEEKFDIDIPDEDAEKLETVGDSVDYLEKALAEKGDSPGKDGEEEE; the protein is encoded by the coding sequence ATGGCGCCCGACAGATCCAGCTTGGAGAAAGAAGTAAAAAAAATCATCGTCGAAAGACTCGGCGTAGATGACGCGCAGGTCACGCTGGATTCGAAATACGTGAAAGATCTTGGAGCCGATTCATTGGATTTGGTCGAACTTATCATGGCTTTCGAGGAAAAATTTGACATAGACATACCCGACGAAGACGCGGAAAAGCTTGAGACCGTCGGCGACTCGGTTGATTATCTGGAAAAAGCTCTCGCAGAAAAAGGCGACAGCCCAGGAAAAGACGGAGAAGAGGAAGAATAA
- the rpmF gene encoding 50S ribosomal protein L32 has product MALPKKRQSSTRGKKRRTHWKATIPSLTKCKKCGSLNLPHSVCRNCGFYKDKEVVKVKEEK; this is encoded by the coding sequence ATGGCGCTCCCGAAAAAAAGGCAGTCCTCGACCCGGGGAAAAAAAAGAAGAACACACTGGAAAGCTACTATCCCGTCTTTGACAAAATGCAAGAAATGCGGTAGTTTAAATCTCCCGCACAGCGTATGCAGGAACTGCGGTTTTTACAAGGACAAGGAAGTAGTAAAGGTTAAAGAGGAAAAATAA
- a CDS encoding GAF domain-containing protein: MSKNRSFCEEAIGILGEIEASFSKIADGELKRKEIASLAEKASVKMRLLADLVAENNTTKPTGSISAIKSMNTLILLDYSLDDLCRKIVEILVFEMGFCNASILLFNNERETLELMAAFGLKDSEKPPDFAYNKGLSFKPGRGTAGKAFLEGHTIIIEDMEDSEDKETMQTAVDIKTLISLPIIVETEKIGVINLSYENRTEIDDATKQEIDLIKGIVGYILLAYTKDRSLKQSNTELKDKIRIQGTYFAQILENLPVAVCELSFDNNEFFITQANPAFYRISGTPPEIIDPKLAVYFQEKETYKKAVKELIMNKKYALNGTMMRKFDGSDFIGDIFLDQSSVGEKNLYSIVVIDKTDEYKLEQRFIQSDKINSLGRLAEGISHDIKNLFSGVTLALQALQKKIEDASGIEKYVNMISDSANRGITLSNDLLEFARGKTPELRKIQIETVIENCVNVVKSAILPKINLRIYLPDKVLPGIKGDLSQLEQALFNLIINAKDSIIGKGEITIKAGETAREGKSLIFVEVSDNGIGIPKNIIRNIFDPFFTTKSKSYGSGLGLSITYRIVKNHGGDILVKSTEGEGSVFTLEFPVFQKDEYTDISEIIVS, encoded by the coding sequence ATGAGCAAGAACAGGTCTTTCTGCGAAGAGGCCATCGGCATTTTGGGAGAAATAGAGGCTTCTTTTTCAAAAATAGCAGACGGCGAGCTGAAAAGGAAAGAAATCGCGTCTCTCGCGGAGAAAGCGTCAGTAAAAATGCGGCTTCTTGCTGATCTCGTCGCTGAAAATAATACGACAAAACCTACTGGTTCGATATCTGCTATAAAATCCATGAACACGTTGATTTTACTGGATTATTCCCTGGACGATCTTTGCAGAAAAATAGTGGAAATACTCGTGTTCGAAATGGGATTCTGCAATGCCTCCATTCTCTTGTTCAACAACGAAAGAGAAACGCTCGAATTGATGGCCGCGTTCGGTTTGAAAGACTCCGAAAAACCGCCCGATTTCGCCTACAACAAAGGATTATCTTTTAAACCGGGCAGGGGAACGGCGGGAAAAGCTTTTCTTGAAGGACACACAATAATAATAGAGGACATGGAAGACAGCGAAGACAAGGAAACCATGCAGACAGCAGTTGATATCAAAACGCTGATTTCCCTTCCTATAATTGTCGAAACAGAAAAAATAGGCGTCATAAATCTTTCATACGAAAACAGGACCGAAATTGACGACGCGACAAAGCAGGAGATAGACCTGATAAAAGGGATCGTCGGATACATACTGCTCGCCTATACTAAAGACAGGTCTCTCAAACAGTCAAACACGGAGTTGAAGGACAAAATAAGGATTCAGGGGACTTATTTCGCGCAAATCCTTGAAAATCTTCCCGTGGCGGTATGCGAACTTTCCTTCGACAACAATGAATTTTTCATAACTCAGGCGAATCCGGCTTTTTACAGAATTAGCGGAACTCCGCCGGAAATAATTGATCCGAAACTGGCGGTGTATTTTCAGGAGAAAGAAACGTACAAGAAAGCAGTTAAAGAATTAATAATGAACAAAAAATACGCCTTAAACGGAACAATGATGAGAAAATTCGACGGATCGGACTTTATCGGCGACATATTTCTCGATCAGTCTTCCGTAGGTGAAAAAAACCTATACAGCATAGTGGTAATTGACAAAACCGACGAATACAAACTGGAGCAGAGGTTTATCCAATCGGACAAGATAAATTCTCTCGGCAGGCTGGCTGAAGGTATATCCCACGATATTAAAAATTTGTTTTCAGGAGTGACTCTGGCTCTTCAGGCTCTTCAAAAAAAAATTGAAGACGCATCGGGGATTGAAAAATACGTAAATATGATTTCGGATTCTGCCAACAGGGGAATTACTCTTTCAAACGATCTTCTCGAATTTGCACGCGGTAAAACACCAGAACTGAGGAAAATCCAGATTGAGACGGTAATAGAAAATTGCGTAAACGTCGTTAAAAGCGCCATCCTGCCGAAAATAAACCTTAGAATTTATTTACCGGATAAAGTCCTGCCCGGCATAAAAGGAGATCTATCGCAATTGGAACAGGCGCTATTCAATCTGATAATTAACGCTAAAGATTCAATCATTGGAAAAGGCGAAATAACAATCAAAGCCGGTGAAACAGCCCGGGAAGGCAAAAGCTTGATTTTTGTCGAGGTCTCGGACAACGGGATCGGCATTCCTAAAAATATTATAAGAAACATATTCGATCCTTTCTTCACGACAAAATCCAAAAGCTACGGTTCTGGTCTCGGTCTGTCAATAACTTACAGGATAGTTAAAAATCACGGAGGGGACATATTAGTCAAGAGCACCGAGGGGGAAGGGTCTGTTTTCACTTTGGAGTTTCCTGTTTTTCAGAAGGACGAATACACGGATATATCAGAGATTATTGTAAGTTGA
- the plsX gene encoding phosphate acyltransferase PlsX: MIIAMDAMGGDEGPLPVLEGVKLFIESSPEEDKVILVGEKSVLENNAWIKKEKKLEFTESGGSVDMHTSPSEALKTKTDSSISVGLKLHKEGKADAFFSVGNTGVVMAFALVNLGRIKNVSRPAVACLFPTIADPTLIVDGGANVDCKPSVLYQFGQMGSIYYSKLFDCEKPRIGLISIGEEPSKGNEQTLLAHKLFEKSNLNFIGNIEGSDIFKGKSDVIVMDGFVGNVVLKFAESMIIFLTSFLGKSIQIPYDMVKKLTSDEYGAAPLIGVNGIVFIGHGKASPLGVKNGLCSVKKAFAKNINGFLSEQLSAQKK, from the coding sequence ATGATTATTGCCATGGACGCGATGGGCGGAGACGAAGGGCCCTTACCCGTCTTGGAAGGCGTGAAGCTTTTTATTGAATCGTCGCCGGAAGAAGACAAAGTCATCCTTGTCGGCGAGAAAAGCGTTTTAGAAAACAACGCGTGGATAAAAAAAGAGAAAAAACTCGAGTTCACAGAGTCAGGCGGTTCGGTTGACATGCACACAAGCCCGTCAGAGGCACTCAAGACCAAAACAGATTCTTCAATAAGCGTCGGATTGAAACTGCACAAAGAAGGCAAAGCGGATGCGTTCTTCTCCGTAGGCAACACAGGAGTCGTAATGGCTTTCGCACTTGTAAACCTCGGCAGGATAAAAAACGTATCAAGACCTGCAGTGGCGTGTCTTTTTCCGACGATAGCCGATCCAACCCTTATAGTCGACGGAGGGGCAAACGTCGACTGCAAACCTTCCGTTTTGTATCAATTCGGACAGATGGGATCAATATATTACTCGAAACTTTTCGACTGCGAAAAACCCAGAATAGGTCTGATCTCCATAGGCGAAGAACCGTCGAAAGGAAATGAACAGACACTGCTCGCTCACAAACTCTTCGAAAAAAGCAATCTAAATTTCATAGGGAACATTGAAGGAAGCGATATTTTCAAAGGGAAGTCGGATGTGATAGTAATGGACGGTTTCGTCGGTAACGTGGTCCTTAAATTCGCCGAGAGCATGATAATATTTCTGACCTCCTTTCTGGGTAAATCGATACAAATACCCTACGACATGGTTAAAAAACTGACTTCGGACGAATACGGCGCGGCTCCCTTGATAGGTGTAAACGGCATAGTTTTCATCGGACATGGAAAAGCTTCTCCTCTGGGAGTGAAAAACGGACTTTGCAGCGTAAAAAAAGCTTTTGCTAAAAACATAAACGGATTTTTATCCGAACAACTTTCGGCACAGAAAAAATGA